The proteins below are encoded in one region of Streptomyces cyanogenus:
- a CDS encoding PLP-dependent aminotransferase family protein: MAQWTSAVGAAQLARLLKSQQDRPAGPGTRRPPAYRALADGIRLLVLEGRVPVAARLPAERELALALSVSRTTVAAAYEALRGEGFLESRRGAGSWTAVPAGNPVPARGLEPLPPESLGSMIDLGCASLPAPEPWLTRAVQGALEELPPYAHTHGDYPAGLPALRSMIAERYTARGIPTMPEQIMVTTGAMGAIDAICHLFAGRGERIAVESPSYANILQLMRETGARLVPVAMAEGLSGWDMDRWRQVLREAAPRLAYVVADFHNPTGALADEDQRRRLVDAARSAGTVLVADETMSELWLDEEFRHGGMPRPVCGFDPAGSTVITVGSASKAFWAGMRIGWVRAAPDVIRSLVAARAYADLGTPVLEQLAVNWLFSTDGWAQAVELRRAQARENRDALVAAVRRELPDWEFEVPRGGLTLWVRAGGLSGSRLAEAGERTGVRVPSGPRFGVDGAFEGYVRLPFTVGGAVAEEAAVRLAAAARLVESGASGGTEAPRTFVA, translated from the coding sequence ATGGCGCAGTGGACCTCGGCTGTGGGGGCCGCACAGCTCGCCCGGCTCCTCAAGTCCCAGCAGGACCGTCCGGCCGGCCCCGGCACCCGCCGTCCGCCCGCCTACCGCGCGCTCGCCGACGGCATCCGGCTGCTCGTGCTGGAGGGCCGCGTCCCGGTGGCCGCGCGTCTCCCGGCGGAACGCGAACTGGCCCTGGCCCTCTCCGTCAGCCGCACCACCGTCGCCGCCGCCTACGAGGCGCTGCGCGGTGAGGGCTTCCTGGAATCCCGGCGCGGAGCCGGCAGCTGGACCGCGGTGCCGGCCGGCAACCCGGTCCCGGCCCGCGGTCTCGAGCCCCTGCCCCCCGAGTCCCTCGGCTCGATGATCGACCTGGGCTGCGCCTCGCTCCCGGCGCCCGAGCCGTGGCTCACGCGGGCCGTGCAGGGCGCCCTGGAGGAGCTGCCGCCCTACGCCCACACCCACGGCGACTACCCGGCCGGGCTGCCCGCCCTGCGCTCGATGATCGCCGAGCGCTACACCGCGCGCGGCATCCCCACCATGCCGGAGCAGATCATGGTGACGACCGGTGCGATGGGCGCCATCGACGCGATCTGCCATCTCTTCGCGGGCCGCGGCGAGCGGATCGCCGTGGAGTCGCCGTCCTACGCCAACATCCTCCAGCTGATGCGCGAGACGGGCGCGCGGCTGGTCCCCGTCGCCATGGCCGAGGGCCTGTCCGGCTGGGACATGGACCGCTGGCGCCAGGTCCTGCGCGAGGCGGCGCCCCGGCTCGCCTATGTGGTCGCCGACTTCCACAACCCCACCGGGGCGCTCGCCGACGAGGACCAGCGGCGCCGGCTGGTGGACGCGGCCCGCTCGGCCGGCACGGTGCTCGTCGCCGACGAGACGATGTCCGAGCTGTGGCTCGACGAGGAGTTCCGGCACGGCGGCATGCCCCGGCCGGTGTGCGGGTTCGATCCGGCCGGCTCCACGGTGATCACGGTCGGCTCGGCCAGCAAGGCGTTCTGGGCGGGGATGCGCATCGGCTGGGTACGGGCGGCGCCGGACGTCATCCGCAGCCTCGTCGCCGCGCGGGCGTACGCCGACCTGGGTACGCCGGTGCTGGAGCAGCTGGCCGTGAACTGGCTGTTCAGCACCGACGGCTGGGCCCAGGCGGTCGAGCTGCGCCGCGCCCAGGCCCGGGAGAACAGGGACGCCCTGGTGGCCGCGGTGCGGCGGGAACTGCCCGACTGGGAGTTCGAGGTTCCGCGCGGTGGCCTGACGCTCTGGGTCCGCGCCGGCGGCCTCTCCGGCTCCCGCCTCGCGGAGGCGGGCGAGCGGACCGGCGTCCGTGTGCCGTCCGGGCCCCGCTTCGGTGTCGACGGCGCCTTCGAGGGGTACGTCCGGCTTCCTTTCACCGTGGGGGGAGCGGTCGCGGAGGAGGCGGCGGTACGGCTCGCTGCCGCGGCGCGTCTGGTGGAATCGGGAGCGTCGGGCGGCACGGAGGCACCGCGCACGTTCGTGGCCTGA
- a CDS encoding YczE/YyaS/YitT family protein, which translates to MGRRLVQLYSGLALYGASSALLVGAGLGLEPWNVLHQGLAEMTGLSIGVVLIIVGAAVLLLWIPLRQRPGLGTVSNVFVIGLAMDGTLALLPDARSLAVRVPLLLAGIVLNGAATGLYIAARFGPGPRDGLMTGLHRRTGKSIRLIRTAVEVAVVVTGFLLGGTIGVGTVLYAVSIGPLAQAFLRVFAVPSAPSGSTVVAGATPGQAILRS; encoded by the coding sequence ATCGGCCGCCGGCTGGTCCAGCTGTACTCCGGACTCGCGCTCTACGGCGCGAGTTCCGCTCTTCTGGTGGGGGCGGGGCTGGGCCTGGAGCCGTGGAACGTGCTGCACCAAGGGCTCGCGGAGATGACCGGCCTGAGCATCGGGGTCGTGTTGATCATCGTGGGCGCGGCCGTACTGCTCCTGTGGATCCCGCTGCGCCAGCGGCCCGGGCTCGGCACCGTCTCCAACGTCTTCGTGATCGGCCTGGCGATGGACGGTACGCTCGCCCTGCTCCCGGACGCCCGTTCCCTCGCCGTGCGCGTCCCGCTGCTCCTGGCGGGCATCGTGCTGAACGGCGCGGCGACCGGTCTCTACATCGCGGCGCGCTTCGGACCGGGGCCGCGCGACGGGCTGATGACGGGACTGCACCGGCGCACCGGCAAGTCGATCCGGCTGATACGGACGGCCGTCGAGGTGGCGGTGGTGGTCACCGGGTTCCTCCTGGGCGGCACGATCGGGGTGGGCACCGTGCTGTACGCGGTGTCCATCGGCCCGCTGGCGCAGGCGTTCCTGCGGGTGTTCGCCGTTCCGTCGGCACCGTCGGGCAGCACGGTCGTTGCCGGGGCGACACCCGGGCAGGCGATACTGCGTTCGTGA
- a CDS encoding glycerophosphodiester phosphodiesterase codes for MTLATPPIRHPYLDHPGPIAFAHRGGAADGLENTVAQFRRAVELGYRYIETDVHASADGRLVAFHDTTLDRVTDGTGRIADLPWAEIRHARVGGREPVPLFEELLETFPEVRWNVDIKAEPALRPLLELIERTNAWDRVCAGSFSEARVLRAQRLAGPRLATSFGTRGVLNLRLRSWGLPAAVRRSAVAAQVPEAQSGVPVVDHRFVRAAHARGLQVHVWTINDPERVHRLLDLGVDGIMTDHIDMLRKVMEDRGVWV; via the coding sequence GTGACCCTTGCGACGCCGCCCATCCGCCACCCCTATCTGGACCACCCGGGGCCGATCGCCTTCGCCCACCGGGGCGGGGCGGCCGACGGCCTGGAGAACACCGTGGCGCAGTTCCGGCGCGCGGTGGAGCTGGGCTACCGGTACATCGAGACCGATGTGCACGCCTCGGCGGACGGCCGGCTGGTCGCCTTCCACGACACGACCCTGGACCGGGTCACCGACGGCACGGGCCGGATCGCCGACCTGCCGTGGGCGGAGATTCGGCACGCGCGCGTGGGCGGCCGTGAACCGGTGCCGCTGTTCGAGGAGCTGCTGGAGACGTTCCCCGAGGTGCGCTGGAACGTCGACATCAAGGCGGAGCCCGCGCTGCGGCCCCTGCTGGAGCTGATCGAGCGCACGAACGCCTGGGACCGGGTCTGCGCGGGCTCCTTCTCCGAGGCGCGTGTGCTGCGCGCCCAGCGGCTGGCCGGGCCGCGGCTGGCCACCTCCTTCGGCACCCGCGGGGTGCTGAACCTGCGGCTGCGCTCCTGGGGGCTTCCGGCCGCGGTCCGCCGGTCGGCCGTGGCCGCGCAGGTGCCCGAGGCCCAGTCGGGCGTCCCCGTGGTCGACCACCGCTTCGTCCGCGCCGCCCACGCGCGCGGGCTGCAGGTGCACGTGTGGACGATCAACGACCCGGAGCGGGTGCACCGACTGCTGGACCTGGGGGTCGATGGCATCATGACCGATCACATCGACATGTTGCGCAAGGTCATGGAGGACCGCGGCGTCTGGGTCTGA
- a CDS encoding MFS transporter has product MSTDTLRNAADEAAGLRREQRGWYVYDWACSVYSTSVLTVFLGPYLTSVAERAADGDGYVHPLGLPVRAGSFFAYSVSLSVIVAVVLMPLVGSAADRTGRKKPLLAAAAYTGAAATAGMFLLDGDRYLLGGVLLVVANAAQSVGMMIYNSYLPQIAPPDQRDAVSSRGWAFGYAAGSLVLVADLVLYSAHDSFGLSETAAVRICLASAGLWWGAFTLVPLRTLRDRHARVAQATAPGLRQLAATVRDMRRHPLTLAFLLAYLVYNDGIQTVITQASVYGSEELALGQSTLIVAVLLVQVLAVAGALAMGRLARRYGAQRTILGSLLAWTLTLAAGWFLPARAPVWFFLLAAGIGLVLGGSQALSRSLFSHLVPPGKEAEYFSAYEMSDRGMSWLGPLLFGMTYQLTGSYRSAIFSLVAFFVLGFALLARVPVRRAIREAGNPVPEKI; this is encoded by the coding sequence GTGAGCACGGACACCCTGCGGAACGCGGCGGACGAAGCCGCCGGGCTCAGGCGCGAGCAACGGGGATGGTACGTCTACGACTGGGCGTGCTCCGTCTATTCGACGAGCGTCCTCACCGTCTTCCTCGGCCCGTACCTCACCTCGGTCGCCGAGCGGGCCGCGGACGGGGACGGCTATGTGCACCCGCTGGGCCTCCCGGTCCGCGCGGGCTCCTTCTTCGCCTACTCGGTCTCCCTGTCGGTGATCGTGGCGGTGGTCCTGATGCCGCTGGTGGGCAGCGCGGCCGACCGCACGGGCCGCAAGAAGCCGCTCCTCGCGGCGGCGGCCTACACCGGCGCGGCGGCGACCGCGGGGATGTTCCTCCTGGACGGCGACCGGTATCTGCTCGGCGGGGTGCTGCTGGTGGTGGCCAACGCGGCGCAGTCCGTCGGGATGATGATCTACAACTCGTACCTGCCGCAGATCGCCCCGCCGGACCAGCGGGACGCGGTCTCGTCCCGGGGCTGGGCGTTCGGCTACGCGGCGGGCTCGCTGGTCCTCGTCGCCGACCTGGTGCTCTACTCGGCGCACGACTCCTTCGGCCTGTCCGAGACGGCCGCGGTCCGCATCTGCCTGGCCTCGGCCGGACTGTGGTGGGGTGCCTTCACGCTCGTCCCGCTGCGCACGCTGCGCGACCGGCACGCGCGCGTGGCGCAGGCGACTGCTCCGGGGCTGCGGCAGCTCGCGGCGACGGTCCGGGACATGCGCAGGCATCCGCTGACCCTGGCGTTCCTGCTGGCGTACCTCGTCTACAACGACGGCATCCAGACGGTGATCACCCAGGCGTCGGTGTACGGCTCGGAGGAACTGGCGCTCGGCCAGTCGACGCTCATCGTGGCCGTGCTGCTGGTGCAGGTGCTGGCGGTGGCCGGCGCCCTGGCGATGGGCCGGCTGGCGCGGAGGTACGGCGCGCAGCGCACGATCCTCGGCTCGCTGCTGGCCTGGACGCTCACGCTGGCGGCGGGCTGGTTCCTGCCCGCGCGGGCGCCGGTGTGGTTCTTCCTGCTGGCCGCCGGGATCGGCCTGGTCCTCGGCGGCAGCCAGGCGCTGTCCCGGTCGCTGTTCTCCCATCTCGTGCCGCCGGGCAAGGAGGCGGAGTACTTCTCCGCGTACGAGATGAGCGACCGCGGGATGAGCTGGCTCGGCCCGCTGCTGTTCGGCATGACCTACCAGCTGACCGGAAGCTACCGGTCCGCGATCTTCTCGCTGGTGGCCTTCTTCGTCCTCGGTTTCGCCCTGCTCGCACGGGTCCCCGTGCGCCGGGCGATCCGCGAGGCGGGCAACCCGGTTCCGGAAAAGATCTAG
- a CDS encoding RNA polymerase-binding protein RbpA, giving the protein MSERALRGTRLVVTSYETDRGIDLAPRQAVEYACEKGHRFEMPFSVEAEIPPEWECKVCGAQALLVDGDGPEEKKAKPARTHWDMLMERRTREELEEVLEERLAVLRSGAMNIAVHPRDSRKSA; this is encoded by the coding sequence ATGAGTGAGCGAGCTCTTCGCGGTACGCGCCTCGTGGTGACCAGCTACGAGACGGACCGCGGCATCGACCTGGCTCCGCGCCAGGCCGTGGAGTACGCATGTGAGAAGGGGCACCGTTTCGAGATGCCCTTCTCGGTCGAGGCGGAGATCCCGCCGGAGTGGGAGTGCAAGGTCTGCGGTGCCCAGGCACTCCTGGTGGACGGCGACGGCCCTGAGGAGAAGAAGGCCAAGCCCGCGCGTACCCATTGGGACATGCTGATGGAGCGGCGCACCCGCGAGGAACTCGAAGAGGTCCTCGAGGAGCGTCTGGCGGTTCTGCGTTCGGGGGCGATGAACATCGCGGTCCACCCCAGGGACAGCCGCAAGAGCGCCTAG
- the fxsA gene encoding FxsA family membrane protein, giving the protein MTTGTPTSPYTRRRPSRLRRYLPLGLAAWLVLEIWLLTLVAGAAGGLTVFLLLVAGFVAGSVVIKRAGRRAFQNLNEALRQGGSPARGGGNGLMMLGGLLLMIPGLLSDAAGLLLLLPPVQKAVGRLGESALERSLRKAAPGTLGDAFQQVRMHRPDGKVVQGEVIRDDGPYDAPQEPRPPLTR; this is encoded by the coding sequence ATGACGACTGGCACTCCGACCTCCCCGTACACCCGCCGTCGGCCCTCCCGGCTGCGCAGGTATCTGCCGCTGGGCCTCGCCGCGTGGCTGGTGCTGGAGATCTGGCTGCTGACCCTGGTCGCCGGCGCGGCCGGCGGGCTCACCGTGTTCCTGCTGCTCGTCGCGGGATTCGTGGCCGGCTCCGTGGTCATCAAGCGGGCGGGCCGCCGTGCCTTCCAGAACCTGAACGAGGCGCTGCGGCAGGGCGGCTCGCCGGCGCGCGGCGGCGGCAACGGCCTGATGATGCTCGGCGGCCTGCTGCTGATGATCCCCGGCCTGCTCTCGGACGCGGCCGGACTGCTCCTGCTGCTCCCGCCGGTCCAGAAGGCGGTGGGCCGCCTGGGGGAGAGTGCCCTGGAGCGGAGCCTGCGCAAGGCCGCCCCGGGCACCCTGGGGGACGCCTTCCAGCAGGTCCGGATGCACCGGCCCGACGGCAAGGTGGTGCAGGGCGAGGTCATCAGGGACGACGGGCCGTACGACGCCCCGCAGGAGCCCCGCCCGCCGCTGACGCGCTGA
- a CDS encoding polyprenol monophosphomannose synthase — protein sequence MNDGDGTLAAKAQGRQFGPLGTALVIIPTYNEAENIKSIVGRVRKAVPEAHVLIADDNSPDGTGKLADELAAEDDHVQVLHRKGKEGLGAAYLAGFRWGLERDYGVLIEMDADGSHQPEELPRLLTALKSADLVLGSRWVPGGRVVNWPKSREFLSRGGSTYSRLMLDVPIRDVTGGFRAFRRETLEGLGLGEVASQGYCFQVDLARRAVKAGYHVVEVPITFVERALGDSKMSRDIVVEALWRVTAWGVGDRLGKLAGKDKRA from the coding sequence GTGAACGACGGCGACGGGACCCTCGCGGCCAAGGCCCAGGGGAGGCAGTTCGGTCCGCTCGGCACGGCCTTGGTGATCATCCCGACCTACAACGAGGCGGAGAACATCAAGTCCATCGTCGGCCGGGTACGCAAGGCCGTCCCCGAGGCGCACGTACTGATCGCGGACGACAACAGTCCCGACGGCACCGGCAAGCTCGCCGACGAGCTGGCCGCCGAGGACGACCACGTCCAGGTCCTGCACCGCAAGGGCAAGGAGGGCCTCGGCGCCGCCTACCTCGCGGGCTTCCGCTGGGGCCTGGAGCGGGACTACGGCGTGCTGATCGAGATGGACGCCGACGGCTCCCACCAGCCCGAGGAACTGCCCCGGCTGCTCACCGCCCTCAAGAGCGCCGACCTGGTCCTCGGCTCCCGCTGGGTGCCCGGCGGCCGGGTGGTCAACTGGCCCAAGTCCCGGGAGTTCCTCTCGCGGGGCGGCTCGACCTACTCGCGGCTCATGCTCGACGTGCCGATCCGGGACGTCACCGGCGGCTTCCGGGCCTTTCGCCGCGAGACCCTGGAAGGCCTCGGCCTCGGCGAGGTCGCCTCGCAGGGCTACTGCTTCCAGGTCGACCTGGCCCGCCGCGCCGTGAAGGCCGGGTACCACGTCGTCGAGGTGCCCATCACCTTCGTCGAGCGGGCGCTGGGCGACTCCAAGATGAGCCGGGACATCGTGGTCGAGGCGCTGTGGCGGGTCACCGCCTGGGGCGTCGGAGACCGCCTGGGCAAGCTCGCCGGCAAGGACAAGCGCGCCTAG
- a CDS encoding amidohydrolase — protein sequence MSNSTAEPPKTVLLRRGEVHSPADPFATAMVVERGQVAWVGSEGAADAFADGVDEVVDLDGALVTPAFTDAHVHTTATGLALTGLDLSGTPSLEAALARIREFAAARPDDRVLLGHGWDAARWPGGRPPARAELDAATGGRPLYLSRIDVHSAVVTTALLDLVPGDVPREDAPLTADAHHAVREAALAALTPAQRAEAQRTALAHAASLGIGTVHECGGPQISSEDDFTGLLRLAAELPGPRVVGYWAERAEEGVAKARELGAAGAAGDLFADGAFGSHTACLHEPYADAGHTGTAYLDADAVAAHVVACTEAGLQAGFHAIGDAAVTAVVEGVRAAAEKLGLARIRAARHRVEHAEMLTPETVAGFAELGLIASVQPAFDALWGGEDGMYARRLGVERARTLNPFAALLRSGVPLAFGSDSPVTPLDPWGTVRAAAFHHTPEHRISVRAAFTAHTRGGWRAIGRDDAGVLVPGAPADYAVWRTDELIVQAPDDRVARWSTDPRSGTPGLPDLTPGRDLPVCLRTVVGGRTVFVRPGE from the coding sequence ATGAGCAACAGCACCGCCGAGCCCCCCAAGACCGTCCTGCTCCGCCGCGGCGAGGTGCACAGCCCCGCGGACCCCTTCGCCACCGCGATGGTGGTGGAGCGCGGCCAGGTCGCCTGGGTCGGCTCCGAGGGTGCCGCCGACGCCTTCGCCGACGGCGTGGACGAGGTGGTCGACCTCGACGGCGCCCTGGTCACCCCGGCCTTCACCGACGCCCATGTGCACACCACGGCCACCGGCCTCGCGCTGACCGGCCTGGACCTGTCCGGCACCCCCTCCCTGGAGGCGGCCCTCGCCCGGATCCGCGAGTTCGCCGCCGCCCGCCCCGACGACCGGGTGCTGCTGGGCCACGGCTGGGACGCCGCCCGCTGGCCCGGCGGCCGCCCGCCGGCCCGCGCGGAACTGGACGCGGCCACCGGCGGACGCCCCCTGTACCTGAGCCGCATCGACGTGCACTCCGCGGTCGTCACCACCGCCCTGCTGGACCTGGTCCCCGGCGACGTCCCGCGCGAGGACGCCCCGCTCACCGCCGACGCCCACCACGCCGTCCGCGAGGCCGCCCTCGCCGCTCTCACGCCCGCCCAGCGCGCCGAGGCCCAGCGCACCGCCCTGGCGCACGCCGCCTCCCTCGGCATCGGCACCGTGCACGAGTGCGGCGGCCCGCAGATCTCCTCCGAGGACGACTTCACCGGCCTGCTGCGGCTCGCCGCCGAGCTGCCGGGCCCCCGCGTGGTCGGCTACTGGGCCGAGCGGGCCGAGGAAGGCGTGGCCAAGGCCCGCGAGCTGGGCGCGGCCGGCGCCGCGGGCGACCTCTTCGCCGACGGCGCCTTCGGCTCGCACACCGCCTGCCTGCACGAGCCGTACGCCGACGCCGGCCACACCGGCACCGCCTACCTGGACGCCGACGCCGTCGCCGCCCACGTGGTGGCCTGCACCGAGGCGGGCCTGCAGGCCGGCTTCCACGCCATCGGCGACGCCGCCGTCACCGCCGTGGTCGAGGGCGTCCGCGCCGCCGCCGAGAAGCTCGGCCTCGCCCGGATCCGCGCCGCCCGGCACCGCGTCGAGCACGCCGAGATGCTCACCCCCGAGACCGTGGCCGGCTTCGCCGAACTGGGCCTGATCGCCTCCGTCCAGCCCGCCTTCGACGCACTGTGGGGCGGCGAGGACGGCATGTACGCCCGGCGTCTGGGCGTGGAGCGGGCCCGCACCCTCAACCCGTTCGCCGCGCTGCTGCGCTCCGGGGTGCCGCTCGCGTTCGGCTCCGACAGCCCGGTCACCCCGCTCGACCCGTGGGGCACGGTCCGGGCCGCCGCCTTCCACCACACGCCCGAGCACCGGATCTCCGTCCGCGCCGCGTTCACCGCGCACACGCGCGGCGGCTGGCGCGCCATCGGCCGCGACGACGCGGGTGTCCTGGTCCCGGGCGCCCCCGCCGACTACGCCGTCTGGCGCACCGACGAGCTGATCGTCCAGGCCCCCGACGACCGGGTCGCCCGCTGGTCCACCGACCCGCGCTCCGGCACCCCCGGCCTGCCCGACCTCACCCCCGGCCGGGACCTGCCGGTCTGCCTGCGCACGGTGGTGGGCGGGCGGACGGTGTTCGTACGGCCGGGCGAGTGA
- a CDS encoding Lrp/AsnC family transcriptional regulator: protein MEELDRQIVQLLVKDGRMSYTDLGKATGLSTSAVHQRVRRLEQRGVIRGYAAVVDPEAVGLPLTAFISVKPFDPSAPDDIADRLAGVPEIEACHSVAGDENYILKVRVSTPHELEELLARLRSLAGVSTRTTVVLSTPYEARPPKI, encoded by the coding sequence ATGGAGGAGCTGGACCGTCAGATCGTGCAGCTGCTCGTCAAGGACGGGCGGATGAGCTACACAGACCTGGGCAAGGCCACGGGCCTGTCCACGTCGGCCGTGCACCAGCGGGTGCGCCGGCTGGAGCAGCGTGGCGTCATCCGCGGCTACGCCGCGGTGGTCGACCCGGAGGCCGTCGGGCTGCCGCTGACCGCGTTCATCTCGGTGAAGCCGTTCGACCCCAGCGCCCCCGACGACATCGCGGACCGCCTCGCCGGCGTCCCCGAGATCGAGGCCTGCCACAGCGTGGCCGGCGACGAGAACTACATCCTCAAGGTGCGCGTCTCCACCCCGCACGAGCTGGAGGAACTGCTGGCCCGGCTGCGTTCGCTGGCAGGGGTCTCGACGCGGACGACGGTGGTCCTCTCGACGCCGTACGAGGCCCGGCCGCCGAAGATCTGA
- a CDS encoding phosphotransferase family protein, which produces MATAPRPRTSTRDRTELTRRLTAWLGTRLPGAGATGVTVPASNGMSSETLLFDIDHPRPPVRSCALRMAADPAAYTVFPAYDMARQYRTLKLVAEHTDVPVPRVLWLEEDPAPLGAPFFVMERVAGRVPPDVMPYTYEGSWLHAASDAEREHLEAATIGLLARLHDQVPLSTAPFLALPGEGDALRRHVAAQRAYYSWVVDGLARSPLIEDAFDRLAELWPREPGAPVLTWGDARIGNIVYDGFEPVAVLDWEMAAPAPREVDLGWTIYLHRFFQDLTTGSGQRGLPGLLRRDRVEARYAHLTGHTPRDMDFHILYAALRHAIVMLRIAYRRVHFGEAAVPADPDTLILHHDSLRAMVQGTHGKR; this is translated from the coding sequence ATGGCCACGGCACCTCGTCCCCGCACCAGCACGCGGGACCGCACGGAACTGACCCGGCGGCTCACCGCCTGGCTCGGCACCCGGCTCCCGGGCGCCGGGGCCACCGGCGTCACCGTTCCGGCCTCCAACGGCATGTCCAGCGAGACCCTGCTGTTCGACATCGACCATCCGCGGCCGCCGGTGCGCTCCTGCGCGCTGCGGATGGCGGCGGACCCGGCGGCGTACACCGTCTTCCCGGCGTACGACATGGCCCGCCAGTACCGCACCCTGAAGCTCGTGGCCGAGCACACGGACGTACCCGTGCCCCGGGTGCTCTGGCTGGAGGAGGACCCGGCACCGCTCGGGGCGCCGTTCTTCGTCATGGAACGGGTGGCCGGGCGCGTGCCCCCGGACGTCATGCCGTACACCTACGAGGGCAGTTGGCTGCACGCGGCGAGCGACGCCGAACGCGAGCACCTGGAGGCGGCCACGATCGGGCTGCTGGCCCGCCTGCACGACCAGGTGCCCCTGTCCACGGCCCCGTTCCTGGCCCTGCCCGGGGAAGGCGACGCGCTGCGCCGGCATGTGGCGGCCCAACGCGCCTACTACTCCTGGGTGGTCGACGGCCTCGCCCGCTCACCCCTCATCGAGGACGCGTTCGACCGACTGGCCGAGCTGTGGCCGCGCGAACCCGGCGCACCCGTCCTCACCTGGGGAGACGCCCGCATCGGGAACATCGTCTACGACGGCTTCGAACCCGTCGCCGTGCTGGACTGGGAGATGGCGGCGCCCGCCCCGCGCGAGGTGGACCTGGGCTGGACGATCTACCTGCACCGGTTCTTCCAGGACCTCACGACCGGCTCCGGGCAGCGCGGTCTGCCCGGCCTGCTGCGCCGCGACCGGGTCGAGGCCCGCTACGCGCACCTGACCGGGCACACCCCGCGGGACATGGACTTCCACATCCTCTACGCCGCCCTGCGGCACGCCATCGTCATGCTGCGCATCGCCTACCGCCGGGTGCACTTCGGGGAGGCCGCCGTCCCGGCGGACCCGGACACGCTGATCCTGCACCACGACAGCCTGCGCGCCATGGTGCAGGGCACCCACGGGAAGCGGTGA
- a CDS encoding acyl-CoA dehydrogenase codes for MSDRDPQPVERQLPTEEARDLLALVRDIAQREIAPKAAEEEDAGRFPREIFTLLSEAGLLGLPYDSEYGGGDQPYEVYLQVLEELAAARLTVGLGVSVHTLASYALATYGTKQQQVEHLPAMLGGGLLGAYCLSEPSSGSDAASLRTKAVRDAEGSWVIDGTKAWITHGGIADFYTVMARTGEDGPRGITAFLVPGDAPGLSGAAPEKKMGMKGSPTAQVHFDGVRVPDDRRIGEEGQGFSIALAALDSGRLGIAACAIGLAQAALDEAVRYATQRRQFGRAIADFQGLRFMLADMATQIEAGRALYLAAARLRDAGRPFAKQAAMAKLHCTDAAMKVTTDAVQILGGYGYTADFPAERYMREAKVLQIVEGTNQIQRMVIARHLAGPEGR; via the coding sequence ATGTCCGACCGCGACCCGCAGCCGGTGGAGCGTCAACTGCCCACGGAGGAGGCGAGAGATCTGCTCGCCCTCGTCCGGGACATCGCCCAGCGCGAGATCGCGCCGAAGGCCGCGGAGGAGGAGGACGCGGGACGCTTCCCGCGCGAGATCTTCACGCTGCTCTCCGAGGCAGGCCTGCTGGGCCTGCCGTACGACTCGGAGTACGGCGGCGGCGACCAGCCGTACGAGGTCTACCTCCAGGTCCTCGAGGAGCTGGCCGCGGCCCGGCTCACCGTCGGTCTCGGCGTCAGCGTCCACACGCTCGCGTCCTACGCGCTCGCCACCTACGGCACCAAGCAGCAGCAGGTCGAGCACCTGCCCGCGATGCTGGGCGGCGGCCTGCTCGGCGCCTACTGCCTGTCCGAGCCGTCCTCCGGTTCCGACGCGGCCTCCCTGCGCACCAAGGCCGTACGGGACGCCGAGGGAAGCTGGGTGATCGACGGCACCAAGGCCTGGATCACGCACGGCGGGATCGCCGACTTCTACACCGTGATGGCCCGCACCGGCGAGGACGGCCCGCGCGGGATCACCGCCTTCCTCGTGCCCGGCGACGCGCCCGGCCTGAGCGGCGCCGCCCCCGAGAAGAAAATGGGCATGAAGGGCTCGCCCACCGCCCAGGTGCACTTCGACGGCGTCCGCGTCCCGGACGACCGGCGCATCGGCGAGGAGGGCCAGGGCTTCTCCATCGCCCTGGCGGCGCTCGACTCCGGCCGGCTCGGCATCGCAGCCTGCGCCATCGGCCTCGCCCAGGCCGCGCTGGACGAGGCCGTCCGCTACGCCACCCAGCGCCGCCAGTTCGGCCGGGCCATCGCCGACTTCCAGGGCCTGCGCTTCATGCTCGCCGACATGGCCACCCAGATCGAGGCGGGCCGTGCGCTGTACCTCGCCGCGGCGCGGCTGCGCGACGCCGGCAGGCCGTTCGCCAAGCAGGCCGCCATGGCCAAGCTGCACTGCACCGACGCGGCCATGAAGGTCACCACGGACGCGGTGCAGATACTGGGCGGCTACGGCTACACCGCCGACTTCCCGGCCGAGCGCTATATGCGCGAGGCCAAGGTCCTGCAGATCGTCGAGGGCACCAACCAGATCCAGCGGATGGTCATCGCCCGTCACCTGGCGGGGCCGGAAGGTCGCTGA